Proteins encoded in a region of the Cryomorphaceae bacterium genome:
- a CDS encoding DNA polymerase IV — translation MLPDKNSAIAHLDLDTFFVSVERLIDSQLNGKPILIGGTSDRGVVASCSYEARRFGVHSAMPMRLAKQLCPEAVVIRGNTMNYTKYSRMVTDIVREAVPVVEKSSIDEFYLDLTGMDRFFGCLKYAAELRQRIIRETGLPLSFGLSCNKTVSKVATGEAKPNNQLMVEYGTEKPFLAPLSVKKIPMVGDKTYQTLCNLGVKIIRTMQDMPPEMMESVLGAHGLVIWKKAQGIDNSPVIAHSERKSISTERTFNRDTIDVVKLRGILTAMAENLAFQLRRGNKVTACVAVKVRYSDFNTHTLQCRIPYTSADHLLIPKVLELFERLYNRRLLIRLVGVRYSHLVGGGHQINLFDDTEERINLYRAMDKIRLRYGDRAVMKASGMEARTIGRSNPFNGEPPPLLANRKQ, via the coding sequence ATGCTCCCAGATAAAAACAGCGCCATCGCCCACCTCGACCTCGACACCTTTTTTGTGTCGGTAGAGCGGCTCATCGACAGCCAGCTGAACGGAAAACCTATTCTGATTGGCGGCACGAGCGACCGGGGCGTGGTAGCTTCATGCAGCTACGAAGCCCGCCGCTTTGGCGTACACTCTGCCATGCCCATGCGACTGGCCAAACAACTTTGCCCCGAAGCCGTGGTCATTCGGGGCAATACCATGAACTACACCAAATACTCGCGTATGGTTACCGATATTGTCCGCGAAGCCGTGCCCGTAGTTGAAAAAAGCTCCATTGACGAATTTTACCTGGACCTCACCGGCATGGACCGCTTTTTTGGCTGCCTGAAATACGCCGCCGAGCTCCGCCAACGCATCATCCGCGAAACCGGCCTGCCGCTGTCGTTTGGGCTGTCGTGCAACAAAACCGTATCGAAAGTAGCCACCGGCGAGGCCAAACCCAACAACCAGCTTATGGTGGAATACGGCACCGAAAAGCCCTTTCTCGCACCGCTGTCGGTAAAGAAAATACCCATGGTGGGCGACAAAACCTACCAAACACTCTGCAACCTGGGCGTAAAAATTATCCGCACCATGCAGGATATGCCGCCCGAAATGATGGAAAGCGTGCTCGGCGCACACGGCCTGGTTATCTGGAAAAAAGCACAAGGCATTGACAACAGCCCCGTTATTGCTCATTCCGAACGCAAGTCAATCTCTACCGAGCGAACCTTTAACCGCGACACCATAGACGTGGTAAAGCTCCGCGGCATCCTCACTGCCATGGCCGAAAACCTCGCCTTTCAACTAAGGCGGGGCAACAAGGTAACCGCATGCGTAGCCGTAAAGGTGCGATATTCCGATTTCAATACACATACCCTGCAGTGCCGCATTCCCTATACCTCCGCCGACCATCTGCTCATTCCCAAAGTGCTGGAGCTTTTTGAACGCCTCTACAACCGTCGTCTGCTGATTCGTTTGGTGGGAGTGCGATACAGCCACCTTGTAGGCGGCGGTCACCAGATTAACCTGTTTGACGACACCGAAGAACGCATCAACCTCTACCGCGCCATGGACAAAATCCGCCTGCGATATGGCGACCGTGCGGTAATGAAGGCATCAGGCATGGAAGCACGTACCATCGGCCGAAGCAACCCTTTTAACGGTGAACCTCCACCGCTGCTGGCCAACCGAAAGCAGTAA